A genomic segment from Streptomyces sp. TLI_235 encodes:
- a CDS encoding TetR family transcriptional regulator, producing the protein MAEARTTGPRARYREQTRAEIKDAALRQLAEGGTAALALVKIAKELGMSGPALYRYFASRDDLLGALIDDAYADAAAAVAAAPDPGTGPRARLHALATAYRDWAVGEPHRYQLVQGTPTPGYTAPPETLASARAVLAPFLPVFASGTPAPATAPVVAQMRAWLARDEAVAAWVHAGAPAGPEAAATALTGTVLAWSTLHGTIGLEISGHYAGMGHTGETLLAAQTELLADSFALA; encoded by the coding sequence ATGGCAGAGGCCCGCACCACCGGACCGCGCGCCCGCTACCGCGAGCAGACCCGCGCCGAGATCAAGGACGCCGCACTGCGACAGCTCGCCGAGGGCGGCACCGCCGCACTCGCCCTGGTGAAGATCGCCAAGGAGCTGGGCATGTCCGGCCCCGCGCTCTACCGCTACTTCGCCAGCCGGGACGACCTGCTCGGCGCCCTCATCGACGACGCCTACGCGGACGCCGCCGCAGCCGTCGCCGCAGCCCCCGACCCGGGCACCGGGCCGCGCGCCCGCCTGCACGCCCTGGCCACCGCCTACCGCGACTGGGCCGTCGGCGAACCGCACCGCTACCAGCTCGTCCAGGGCACGCCCACCCCCGGCTACACGGCCCCGCCGGAGACCCTGGCCAGCGCCCGGGCCGTGCTCGCCCCGTTCCTGCCGGTCTTCGCCTCCGGCACCCCGGCCCCCGCGACCGCGCCCGTCGTCGCCCAGATGCGGGCCTGGCTGGCCCGGGACGAGGCCGTCGCCGCCTGGGTGCACGCCGGCGCCCCCGCCGGCCCCGAGGCCGCCGCCACCGCCCTGACCGGCACCGTGCTCGCCTGGAGCACCCTGCACGGCACCATCGGCCTGGAGATCTCCGGCCACTACGCCGGCATGGGCCACACCGGCGAGACCCTGCTCGCCGCGCAGACCGAACTCCTCGCGGACAGCTTCGCGTTGGCCTGA
- a CDS encoding aryl-alcohol dehydrogenase-like predicted oxidoreductase, which translates to MMLSAQERWDLRNLAVRQRTEEGQYVNNRATTVDAAAAGTWRLGDLTVNRVGLGAMRLTGSAAFDEGTPSERGRSIRVLRRAVELGVDHIDTASFYFSRLRSANELIATALSPYPDHLVVATKVGPGRDASGTWYAATPDQLRGQVEENLRQLGRDHLDLVYLRRMREESVAEHFGALAELREAGLIRQLGISNATAAHLAEAQAVAPVVAVQNRFDVDGRPHDDLLGLCAEQGIAFVPYFAIAGAGREQGAAAAGPQSERLLAVARAHDASPAQVRLAWTLQQGPHVLAIPGTGDPDHLEQNIAAGALRLTAREMRALGAPDR; encoded by the coding sequence ATGATGCTCTCCGCACAGGAACGATGGGACCTCCGCAACTTGGCGGTCCGTCAGCGCACAGAAGAGGGGCAGTACGTGAACAACCGTGCCACGACGGTCGACGCGGCAGCGGCGGGCACCTGGAGACTCGGCGACCTGACGGTGAACCGGGTCGGCCTCGGCGCGATGCGGCTCACCGGCAGCGCCGCCTTCGACGAGGGCACACCGAGCGAGCGCGGCAGGTCGATCCGGGTCCTGCGGCGCGCCGTCGAGCTCGGCGTCGACCACATCGACACCGCATCCTTCTACTTCTCCCGGCTGCGCTCCGCCAACGAGCTGATCGCCACCGCCCTGTCGCCCTACCCCGACCACCTGGTCGTCGCCACCAAAGTCGGTCCGGGCCGCGACGCCTCCGGCACCTGGTACGCCGCCACACCCGATCAACTGCGCGGCCAGGTGGAGGAGAACCTGCGCCAACTCGGCCGTGACCACCTCGACCTGGTGTACCTGCGCAGGATGCGCGAGGAGTCGGTCGCCGAGCACTTCGGCGCCCTGGCCGAGCTCCGCGAGGCCGGCCTGATCCGGCAGCTGGGCATCTCCAACGCCACCGCCGCGCACCTGGCCGAGGCGCAGGCCGTCGCTCCGGTGGTGGCCGTGCAGAACCGGTTCGACGTCGACGGGCGGCCGCACGACGACCTCCTCGGGCTCTGCGCCGAGCAGGGCATCGCCTTCGTGCCCTACTTCGCGATCGCCGGGGCCGGGCGGGAGCAGGGCGCCGCCGCGGCCGGACCGCAGAGCGAGCGACTCCTGGCCGTCGCCCGGGCGCACGACGCGTCCCCGGCCCAGGTCCGGCTGGCGTGGACCCTCCAGCAGGGCCCGCACGTCCTGGCGATCCCCGGCACCGGCGACCCCGACCACCTGGAGCAGAACATCGCCGCCGGCGCCCTGCGCCTCACCGCCCGGGAGATGCGGGCACTCGGCGCCCCGGACCGGTGA
- a CDS encoding reactive intermediate/imine deaminase, which produces MEHFVRPEGSPPVNGYSHAVVFGGAMVAVSGQVPVDAEGRVVGASDPAAQIRQVFENLATALRAAGAGLSDVAKLTVFLTDLADLADFRRIRDEYLDPGRPPACSLVQVAGLVHPSFRVEIDALARIDAASA; this is translated from the coding sequence ATGGAGCACTTCGTCCGTCCCGAAGGCAGCCCGCCCGTCAACGGCTACAGCCACGCGGTGGTGTTCGGCGGGGCGATGGTGGCGGTGTCGGGGCAGGTTCCGGTGGATGCGGAGGGGCGTGTCGTCGGCGCGTCCGATCCAGCCGCGCAGATCCGGCAGGTGTTCGAGAACCTGGCGACCGCCCTCCGCGCGGCCGGGGCCGGGCTGTCCGACGTGGCGAAGCTGACGGTCTTTCTGACCGATCTGGCCGACCTCGCCGACTTCCGTCGGATCCGCGACGAGTACCTGGACCCGGGGCGCCCGCCGGCCTGTTCGCTGGTGCAGGTGGCCGGACTTGTCCACCCGTCGTTCCGCGTCGAGATCGACGCCCTCGCGAGGATTGACGCGGCCTCCGCCTGA
- a CDS encoding 2-dehydropantoate 2-reductase — translation MSTSGQFAVGSIPSRSTVAVLGAGGVGGLLAALLSRAGHRVVCIAREETAGALRRDGILVRSRQFGSFTAAVEADTELREPVDLCVVAVKSTALDAALDRVPAAALGHGAVLPLLNGVEHTETLRARYGRDRVVPAVVRVESTRTAPGTVEHGSPFTEIDLAGPEERLAPLAELLGGAGVATRVLPDENAVLWGKLAFLAPFALLTTRHRLPVGVVRSERREELTALVAETVAVGRACGGRAEVDEVLGRYDAFPADSRSSMQRDAEAGRPLELDAIGGAVLRAAERHGVEVPLTRRLVAELGTDPGASTGAADRGRDRDRVRRSYDTVAEEYRRRIGGELAYKPLDRALLAALVEEAGAGAAVADLGCGPGHVTAWLAGRGVAAVGIDLSPGMVAAARREHPRSEFREGDLRHLPAADGEFAAAVALYSVIHLEPSELRGAFEEMRRVLRPSGQLLVAFHLGEEVRHLTEWWGHEVDVDFHFYAVGTVVEALREAGFTVEAQVERTSHPQEAPTRRGYLLARRTPPEEDSVTG, via the coding sequence ATGTCCACATCCGGACAGTTCGCCGTCGGGTCGATCCCGTCCCGTTCGACCGTCGCCGTGCTCGGCGCGGGAGGGGTCGGCGGCCTGCTCGCCGCGCTGCTCTCCCGCGCCGGGCACCGCGTCGTCTGCATCGCCCGCGAGGAGACGGCGGGAGCGCTGCGCCGGGACGGAATCCTGGTCCGCAGCAGGCAGTTCGGCTCCTTCACGGCGGCGGTCGAGGCCGACACCGAACTGCGCGAGCCGGTCGACCTGTGCGTGGTCGCGGTCAAGAGCACCGCGCTCGACGCCGCCCTCGACCGCGTCCCGGCGGCGGCGCTCGGCCACGGGGCCGTGCTGCCGCTGCTCAACGGTGTCGAGCACACGGAGACGCTGCGGGCGCGCTACGGGCGGGACCGCGTGGTCCCGGCCGTGGTCCGGGTCGAGTCGACCCGGACCGCGCCGGGCACCGTCGAGCACGGCAGCCCCTTCACCGAGATCGACCTGGCGGGCCCCGAGGAGCGGCTCGCCCCGCTCGCCGAGCTGCTCGGCGGCGCCGGCGTGGCCACCCGTGTCCTGCCCGACGAGAACGCCGTGCTGTGGGGCAAGTTGGCCTTCCTCGCCCCCTTCGCGCTGCTCACCACCCGCCACCGGCTGCCCGTCGGCGTCGTCCGGTCCGAGCGGCGGGAGGAGTTGACCGCCCTCGTCGCGGAGACGGTGGCGGTCGGCCGGGCCTGCGGCGGGCGGGCGGAGGTCGACGAGGTCCTCGGCCGCTACGACGCCTTCCCGGCCGACAGCCGGTCGTCCATGCAGCGCGACGCGGAGGCGGGTCGTCCGTTGGAGCTGGACGCCATCGGCGGCGCGGTGCTGCGCGCAGCCGAGCGGCACGGCGTCGAGGTGCCGCTGACGCGCCGGCTGGTGGCCGAACTCGGCACGGATCCGGGCGCTTCGACCGGGGCGGCGGACCGAGGCCGGGACCGGGACCGGGTGCGGCGCAGCTACGACACCGTCGCCGAGGAGTACCGCAGGCGGATCGGCGGCGAGCTTGCGTACAAGCCGCTGGACCGGGCGCTGCTCGCCGCGCTGGTGGAGGAGGCCGGTGCCGGCGCGGCGGTCGCCGACCTGGGGTGCGGCCCGGGCCATGTGACGGCCTGGCTGGCGGGCCGGGGCGTCGCCGCGGTCGGCATCGACCTCTCCCCCGGCATGGTCGCCGCCGCCCGGCGGGAGCATCCCCGGTCGGAGTTCCGCGAGGGCGACCTGCGGCATCTTCCGGCCGCGGACGGGGAGTTCGCCGCGGCCGTGGCGCTCTACTCGGTCATCCACCTGGAACCGTCCGAACTGCGCGGCGCGTTCGAGGAGATGCGGCGTGTGCTGAGGCCGTCCGGGCAGCTTCTCGTCGCTTTCCACCTCGGCGAGGAGGTGCGGCACCTGACCGAGTGGTGGGGCCACGAGGTCGACGTCGACTTCCACTTCTACGCCGTGGGGACGGTCGTCGAGGCCCTGCGGGAGGCCGGCTTCACCGTCGAGGCGCAGGTGGAGCGGACGAGCCACCCGCAGGAGGCGCCGACCCGGCGCGGCTATCTGCTGGCCCGCCGCACCCCGCCCGAGGAGGACTCGGTGACCGGCTGA
- a CDS encoding F5/8 type C domain-containing protein (manually curated) has translation MLRSRPRPHTRRRSLWRRRLVALAAAVLTAGAVLTGASGPAQAVDQPISQGRPVTASSVENAAYPASLAVDGNDGTRWSSAAADNQWIRGDLGGNAAIDRIVLGWEAAYANAYQVQVSANGTDWLTVRQVTGSSGGRQTLDLSATGRYVRILATARATVWGISLWEFQVYGTVGTQGVPPGALRVAEFLADCPFSHRLPDDPIVFPGLPGASHMHSFFGNAATDANSDLGRLERSGGTCNPTVDTSSYWVPTLYSDNVPVEPTGTTFYYLGEGVRDDVIAQTQPLPRGLRIVAGNAKATGPNDNSIARWSCLHAGEVNPSHDFVDCPAGSMLESYLDFPQCWNGKDLDSADHKSHMSYPVDGACPAGHPIPVPKLRQVLRYPVTGDPARLRLASGPGYTMHGDFFNVWPAAEMARRVRDCIDPIVKCGANGTA, from the exons GTGCTGCGGTCGCGACCCCGCCCGCACACCCGCCGACGCTCGCTCTGGCGCCGCCGGCTGGTCGCCCTGGCCGCCGCCGTCCTCACCGCGGGCGCGGTGCTGACCGGCGCCTCCGGCCCGGCCCAGGCCGTCGACCAGCCGATCTCGCAGGGCCGCCCGGTCACCGCCTCCTCGGTGGAGAACGCCGCCTACCCGGCCTCGCTCGCCGTCGACGGCAACGACGGCACCCGCTGGTCCAGCGCAGCCGCCGACAACCAGTGGATCCGGGGCGACCTCGGCGGGAACGCCGCGATCGACCGCATCGTCCTCGGCTGGGAGGCGGCCTACGCCAACGCCTACCAGGTACAGGTCTCCGCCAACGGCACGGACTGGCTGACCGTCCGCCAGGTCACCGGCTCCAGCGGCGGCCGCCAGACCCTCGACCTCTCCGCGACCGGCCGCTACGTCCGGATCCTGGCC ACCGCCCGGGCGACCGTCTGGGGCATCTCGCTCTGGGAGTTCCAGGTCTACGGCACGGTCGGCACCCAGGGCGTGCCGCCGGGCGCCTTGCGGGTCGCCGAGTTCCTCGCCGACTGCCCGTTCAGCCACCGCCTGCCCGACGACCCGATCGTCTTCCCGGGCCTGCCCGGCGCCTCCCACATGCACAGCTTCTTCGGCAACGCGGCCACCGACGCCAACTCCGACCTCGGCCGCCTGGAACGGTCCGGCGGCACCTGCAACCCCACCGTCGACACCTCCTCCTACTGGGTGCCGACGCTGTACAGCGACAACGTCCCCGTGGAGCCCACCGGAACCACCTTCTACTACCTCGGCGAGGGCGTCCGCGACGACGTCATCGCGCAGACCCAGCCCCTGCCGCGCGGCCTGCGGATCGTCGCCGGCAACGCCAAGGCCACCGGACCGAACGACAACAGCATCGCCCGCTGGTCCTGCCTGCACGCGGGTGAGGTCAACCCCTCGCACGACTTCGTCGACTGCCCGGCCGGCTCGATGCTGGAGTCCTACCTGGACTTCCCTCAGTGCTGGAACGGCAAGGACCTCGACTCGGCCGACCACAAGAGCCACATGTCCTACCCGGTCGACGGCGCCTGCCCGGCCGGCCATCCGATCCCGGTGCCCAAGCTCCGCCAGGTGCTGCGCTACCCGGTGACTGGCGACCCCGCCCGGCTGCGGCTGGCCTCCGGCCCCGGCTACACCATGCACGGCGACTTCTTCAACGTCTGGCCGGCGGCCGAGATGGCCCGCCGGGTCCGCGACTGCATCGACCCGATCGTGAAGTGCGGTGCCAACGGCACCGCCTGA
- a CDS encoding TetR family transcriptional regulator has translation MSGAQERPLRADAARNRARLLDVATEVFTARGLGVPTEEIARTAGVGVGTLFRHFPTKEALLEAVMVRRLDTIKTGLVGIAATAPPGEAFFGCFRLVVEQSTGKNEFTRALTAVGVDVHEALRESSAAIQVQLAEVLDGAQRAGAVRPDLGQPDLIALLVGIGATMEQLAGDPAARERMFEVVFDGLRPR, from the coding sequence ATGAGCGGCGCTCAGGAGCGCCCGTTGCGGGCGGACGCGGCCCGCAACCGCGCCAGGCTGCTGGACGTCGCCACGGAGGTGTTCACCGCGCGCGGCCTCGGCGTGCCGACCGAGGAGATCGCCCGGACTGCCGGGGTCGGGGTCGGAACGCTCTTCCGGCACTTCCCGACCAAGGAGGCGCTGCTCGAAGCGGTGATGGTGCGCCGACTCGACACGATCAAGACCGGGTTGGTCGGGATCGCCGCCACGGCGCCGCCCGGCGAGGCGTTCTTCGGCTGCTTCCGCCTGGTGGTCGAGCAGTCCACGGGCAAGAACGAGTTCACCCGGGCGCTCACCGCGGTGGGGGTGGACGTCCACGAGGCCCTGCGGGAGTCGAGTGCGGCGATCCAGGTGCAGCTCGCCGAGGTGCTGGACGGGGCGCAGCGGGCCGGGGCGGTCCGCCCGGATCTCGGGCAGCCGGACCTGATCGCGCTGCTGGTCGGCATCGGCGCGACGATGGAACAGCTCGCCGGCGACCCGGCGGCTCGGGAGCGGATGTTCGAGGTCGTCTTCGACGGCCTGCGGCCCCGCTGA
- a CDS encoding ketosteroid isomerase-like protein: MSETLPPREVFRKLLDGIGAGRFADLAELYAEDAVVETVFEPVGPRRFEGRAALRERFAAVAEHSPVELTPENVVIRETDDPEVIVAEFDYRVHHRVTGRTFESANIQVLRVRDGLIVTSRDFHDHLALIVAGGQLPQLVEALEHS; encoded by the coding sequence ATGTCCGAGACACTGCCGCCGCGCGAGGTCTTCCGCAAGCTGCTCGACGGGATCGGCGCGGGCCGCTTCGCCGACCTGGCCGAGCTCTATGCCGAGGATGCCGTGGTGGAGACCGTCTTCGAGCCCGTCGGGCCGCGCCGGTTCGAGGGGCGGGCCGCGCTCAGGGAGCGGTTCGCGGCGGTCGCCGAGCACAGCCCGGTGGAACTGACGCCGGAGAACGTGGTGATCCGGGAGACCGACGACCCGGAGGTGATCGTCGCGGAGTTCGACTACCGGGTGCACCACCGGGTGACCGGACGCACCTTCGAGTCCGCCAACATCCAGGTGCTGCGGGTCCGCGACGGTCTGATCGTCACCAGCCGGGACTTCCACGACCACCTGGCCCTGATCGTGGCCGGCGGCCAGCTGCCGCAGCTGGTGGAGGCGTTGGAGCACAGCTGA
- a CDS encoding ribonuclease Z yields the protein MTQAPERRADHPERLAAGQPFRQWKTWRIPGTRLTLTGYSRANDKTFFHVPELRCSLDAGLCEGRQVDTVFLTHTHADHAKDLDFLAAKASGVDIHLPAAAVPYVESFLRASAELNHGPTFDPALARHRLHGVRDGEEFAFGRGGHRVRVVECEHKVPCVGYAFSEVRRTLAPEYEELRRSLLAEGRGAEFGRIVAQRRREGAEVEREVRRPLFAYLGDTHVNVFERNPWLFEYPVVITECTYLDDAELARADRVGHTVWSRLRPVVEAHPETLFVLIHFSLRHSDREVLEFFRSEWARSGRLDNVLLWAHPESSLPEQHQSAG from the coding sequence ATGACGCAGGCACCCGAGCGGCGGGCCGACCACCCCGAGCGGCTGGCGGCCGGCCAGCCCTTCCGGCAGTGGAAGACCTGGCGGATCCCCGGCACCCGGCTGACCCTCACCGGCTACTCCCGGGCGAACGACAAGACCTTCTTCCATGTCCCCGAGCTGCGATGCAGCCTCGACGCCGGGCTCTGCGAGGGACGGCAGGTGGACACCGTCTTCCTGACCCACACCCACGCCGACCACGCCAAGGACCTCGACTTCCTCGCCGCCAAGGCCTCCGGGGTGGACATCCACCTGCCGGCCGCGGCCGTGCCGTACGTCGAGTCGTTCCTGCGCGCCTCCGCCGAGCTGAACCACGGCCCTACGTTCGACCCCGCGCTGGCCCGGCACCGGCTGCACGGGGTGCGGGACGGCGAGGAGTTCGCCTTCGGGCGCGGCGGCCACCGGGTGCGGGTGGTGGAGTGCGAGCACAAGGTGCCGTGCGTCGGCTACGCGTTCTCCGAGGTCCGGCGCACGCTCGCGCCGGAGTACGAGGAGTTGCGGCGCTCGCTGCTCGCCGAGGGGCGCGGCGCCGAGTTCGGACGGATCGTGGCGCAGCGGCGCCGGGAGGGGGCGGAGGTCGAACGGGAGGTCCGCCGGCCGCTGTTCGCCTACCTCGGCGACACGCATGTGAACGTCTTCGAGCGGAACCCGTGGCTGTTCGAGTACCCGGTGGTGATCACCGAGTGCACCTACCTCGACGACGCGGAGCTGGCGCGGGCGGACCGGGTGGGCCACACGGTGTGGAGCCGGCTGCGGCCGGTGGTGGAGGCGCACCCGGAGACGCTGTTCGTGCTGATCCACTTCAGCCTGCGCCACTCCGACCGGGAGGTGCTGGAGTTCTTCCGGTCGGAGTGGGCCCGCTCGGGCCGGCTCGACAACGTCCTGCTGTGGGCGCACCCGGAGAGCAGCCTGCCGGAGCAGCACCAGAGCGCGGGCTGA